A section of the Oreochromis aureus strain Israel breed Guangdong linkage group 22, ZZ_aureus, whole genome shotgun sequence genome encodes:
- the LOC116312162 gene encoding CD209 antigen-like protein E, producing the protein MMSRLQSFIEGEAPDSQHGNSSRGSKVTTERVALLVLCILLSAALIVIHRLSFDKIRTNKELENLKHHKMKCESNLTETLSKMKPCSTVQPTCPGPKVINDPCYKCEAGWELHGGKCYYFSISKSSWKQSRDECRAKGGDLVKIDSREEQTFLQRRLRDVMTEAEDKFWIGLTDSAVEGRWVWADRSPLNQSLKFWWGNEPDNWKGHNGEHPGGEDCARMGEKGGAKDLKCWFDAFCSNPHRSICEKALVRGKFKKVCN; encoded by the exons ATGATGAGTCGTCTGCAGAGCTTCATAGAAG GTGAAGCTCCTGACTCTCAGCATGGAAATTCAAGcagagggtcaaaggtcaccacAGAGAGAGTGGCACTGCTGGTTCTCTGTATCCTGCTGTCAGCTGCTCTCATCGTTATTCATCGTCTCT CGTTTGACAAAATTAGAACGAACAAAGAGCTCGAAAACCTGAAACATCACAAAATGAAGTGTGAAAGTAATCTGACAG AGACTCTCTCTAAGATGAAACCATGCAGCACGGTGCAGCCGACCTGTCCAGGACCTAAAGTAATAA ATGATCCTTGTTATAAATGTGAAGCAGGCTGGGAGCTACATGGAGGAAAGTGCTATTACTTCTCCATCAGTAAATCATCCTGGAAACAGAGCAGAGATGAGTGTAGAGCTAAAGGAGGAGACCTGGTTAAGATAGACAGCAGAGAGGAGCAG ACTTTCCTGCAGAGAAGACTGAGAGATGTAATGACTGAAGCTGAGGACAAGTTCTGGATCGGACTGACAGACTCAGCAGTAGAGGGCAGATGGGTGTGGGCGGACAGATCACCACTGAATCAAAG CTTGAAGTTTTGGTGGGGCAATGAGCCGGACAATTGGAAAGGGCACAATGGCGAACATCCTGGTGGAGAGGACTGTGCGAGGATGGGAGAGAAAGGTGGAGCTAAAGATCTGAAGTGTTGGTTTGATGCATTTTGCTCAAATCCTCACAGAAGTATTTGTGAGAAAGCATTAGTAAGGGGAAAGTTTAAGAAAGTATGTAACTGA